AGGTCGCCGTCGAGCCCTTGACCAGGGCTTCCGCTGCGAGCAGGCGTTCGTCGCGCATTTCCTCGATCGCCCGGCTGGAGAGCAGCACGAGCCTGCGGACGCCGCGCTCGACGGCCCGGGTGACGAAGTCCGGGTCGATCGGCAGCTCGTGCGGTGCCATCAGGTAGGCGCTCCCGACGCCGTCCAGGGCCGGGGGCCAGGTCGTCGGGTCGGTCCAGTCGAAGCGCACGTCGCCGCCGTGCCGGGCCGCGCGACGCACCGGGTGGCCGGCCGCGGTGAGCTGGTCGGCCACCCGGCGGCCCGTGCTGCCGGTGGCGCCCAGGACGAGGATCGGTTGGTTCGCCATGGCCCGACTGAACCACCGGGGACCGACATTTTTGCGTTGTGGCTGGTGGGGACGGGCGGTATCGCTGAGCGGTGATCGCCGAGAGCGCGGTGTTGAAGCTGGGGTCCACCATTGCCGGGCACGCGGCGAAGGCGTGGTTGCAGCGGCGGAAGACCCGGTTCGAGCGCGGTGCGTCGCTGGCCGAGCTGGCGCAGGTCGAGCTGAAGGGGCCGTTGCGGCAGCGGAAGCTGTCGAACCTGGTCGAGCGGATCGGGAACCAGGTGGCGGAGCAGGTGGCGCCGGTGATCGAGCAGCGGTTCGGGGACGTGCCGGAGCACGAGGCGGAGGCGGCCGTGCTGGCCGTGGTCGACGTGCTGGAGGGGGTGGACCTGTCGGACCGCGGGTTGCTGGCGGCCGATGCCGACGCGGAGGTGCTGGCCCGGCAGGTGCGGCGGCAGTTCCCGGGGCGGGCGGGGGCGTTGTCGGAGCGGGCCGCGTTGGTGCACGAGCTGGCGTTGGACCAGGCTTGTCGGCACCTGGTGCAGGTGGTGCGGTACCTGCCGTCGTTCCAGCCGACCGCGCTGGCCGAGGTGCTGGGGCGGTTGACCGCGCAGGCGGACCAACTGGACCAGTTGCTGGCCCGTACGCCGGTGACCAGCCTTTACGCGCCTGCGGGCACGGATCGGGACGAGGAGTTCCGGGCCGAGTACCTGCGCCACGTGGCCAACGTGCTCGACCGGCTGGAACTGCTCGGGTTGCCGGGGGACGAGCAGCCGAGGCTGGCCCTGACCGTCGCGTACCTGAGCCTGAGCGTGTCGGGTGGGGGTAGGCGGACCCGCCCGCACCCGATGCGGTGGCTGGACCGGCAACCGGGTCGGGAGGCCGAGGGCGTGCCGGTCGAGGCGGCGATCGGTGAGCGGACGAGGGTCCTGCTGCGCGGTGAGGCCGGGTCGGGCAAGACCACCCTGCTCAACTGGCTCGCGGTCAGGGCGGCGCGGGGGGAGTTGAGCGGGCCGCTGGCCGAGTGGAACGGCCGCGTCCCGTTCGTCGTCCGGCTGCGCAGCCATGCCGAGGGCGACCTGCCGATGCCGGAGCGCTTCCCCGGTGATTGCGCCGCCCCGATCGCCGACCTGGCCCCGGCGGGGTGGGTGCACCGGCTGCTGCGAGCCGGTGAGGCGATGTTGCTGGTCGACGGTGTGGACGAGGTGCCCGCCGCGCGTCGTCGAGCGGTGAAGGTCTGGTTGCGCGAACTGCTCCAGGCGTTCCCGGACGTGCGGGTGGTGGTGACTTCCCGCACTGCGGCGGCGGACAGCCGTTGGCTGGCGGACGACGGCTTTTCGGCGGTGACCCTGGAACCGATGAACTCGGCCAACATCTCGGTGTTCGTCGAGCGCTGGCACGAGGCGGCGGAGCTGCCCGGGAGCTCGGCGGAAAGGCGGATGCGGAGTCAGTTGGAGAGGCCGCACCTCCGTGAGTTGGCCGGTAGTCCACTGCTGTGCGCGATGCTGTGCGCGCTGAACCTGTCGCACCGCTCCGAGTTGCCGCGCAACCGCATGGATTTGTACGCCAAGGCGTTGGCGATGCTGTTGCACCTGCGTGACGCCGAACGCGGGATCGCCGGTTTGCTGAGCGACACCGAGAAGCGTGTGCTGCTGCGCGACCTGGCCTGGCGGCTGACGTTGGCGAACAAGGTGGAGTTCCCGGCTCCGGAGGTGTTGGAGCACATCGCGCGCAAACTGCCCGCGATGCCGGACGTCGACGCCGAGGCGGAGGTCCTGTTCAAGCACCTGCTCGAACGGAGCGGGGTGCTGCGCGAACCGGTGCCCGGTCGGATCGACTTCGTCCACCGGACCTTCCTGGAGTACCTGGCGGCGGACGAGGCGATCCAGCAGCACCACATCGGCACTCTCGTCGCCCATGCCCACCTGGACACGTGGTGGGAAACCGTGGTGATGGCCTGCGGGCACGCCACCGCGAAGCAGGCGAGCGAACTGCTGACCGGTGTCCTGAACCGCGCTGAAGAGGAGCCGAGCGGTGCTCGTCACCTCAGGCTGTTGGCCGCGGCCTGCCTGGAAACGGTGAAGGACATCAGTCCTGAAGTGCGCGCCCGCATCGACGCGATGGTCGGGGCGAAGCTCGTGCCGCCGCGCAGCTTGCGGGAGACGCAATCGCTTGCGTCCATCGGTCACCGGGTGCTCCGCTACCTGCCCACCAGCCTTGACGGCCTGTCCGAGGCCCAGGCGGCGGCAACCGTCCGTGCGGCTGCCCTGACCGCCACGACCGAAGCGCTACCGCTCCTCGGGAGGTACGCGCAGGACTCCCGCGAAAAGGTGCAGCAGGAGTTGTGGAAGGCGTGGCACTACTTCGACCCCGAGCTTTTCTCGGAAGAAGTCCTGGCCGACTCGCCGCTGCACAACGGCCGGCTTCGGATCGATTCGACGCGCTTCCTGGAGCATGTGCACAGGGTTCGCTCGTTGTCTTCGCTCGAAGTGTTCCTACCTGCTTACCGGCCAGTTCGCGACCTGAACTTCACGAGCGGTGTTCCCCGTCTGACCGCGCTGAAGTTCTGGTCTGCATCCGTGATCGACTTGGCGTCGTTGGGCGTTCATGCGGAACTCGTCAGGCTGGAGGTGTCGCATGCTTCAGGATTCGATGGGATGAGTGCGCTCGGTGAATTGCCGCTGAGGTTGTTGTCGCTGGGTTCGCTGGCTGGGCAAACGGACCTGGCTCCGATTGGAGAGATGGCGACTCTTCGGACGCTTCACCTGGAAAAAGCTACTGTCGAAGGAATTCGGTCTCTAGGGGAAATGTCGCACATCGGCTGGGCGAGCCTGTTCAACTGTGACATCTCACCCGATTCGGTGGTGAGAGCGTTTCCGTTGGCACGCGGTCTGAACTGCGTGCATGGCGCTCCACTCGACCTGGCCCGCTTCGTGGAACTGCCTCTGGAGTTCCTGATCCTCCAGAACGTGGAGATCGAAGACCTTTCGGCGGTGACCCGCATGGCCGGACTGCGCGAGTTGTCGTTGTGGAGGGTCAATTTCGACCGCGACTTGACGCCCCTGCGCGACACGAACCTCAAGAAGTTGACGCTGCCGCTTGGTGAGGAATTCCTAGGGCTGGGCGCGCTGTCCCCATCATTGAAGATCAGCTACTGGGGCTAGGCCACCGGCGCCCGTGACAGCACAACCGCCAGCCCGAACGCCACCCCCATGATCGCCAGCTCCACCGCCGCCCACCCCACGAGCGCCGTCGGCTTGTGCTGGGCGATGTGCGGCAGCATGCGCCACCGGATGTTCGCCCCCAGCACCGCCAACCCCGCCGCGCACACCACCTTCCCCAGCAGCACCAACCCGTACGACGTGGTGAACAGCGACCCCGGCAGGGTGACGACCGGGTTCAGGGCCAGCTCCAGGATTCCGTTGAACAACCCGGTCACCGACACCAGCACCAGCGACACCGTCGCCAGCTTGGAGAACTTCGGCAGCGCCTCGGCCAGCAGCCCGCGCCGGTGGGCGACCAGCGCCACCAGCACCGCCAGCCCGCCGGTCCACGCGGCCGCGCCGAGCACGTGCAGCTCCATCGAGATCATGGAGTAGTCGTGGTACTTCCAGTTCGACGCGTGACCGGTCACCGGCAGCGGCAGCAGGCCGAACATCGAGATCAGGATGCGCAGCTCCGCGGGCACGCTCTCGCCCCGCCGCACGGCCAGCACGCCGATCCACAGGGAGACCAGCGCGCACGCGGCGCTGAACAGCAGGCCCTGGCCGGCACCGACCCGCCGCACGTAGTCCACCACCATGGGCATGGTCAGGTCGGCGTCCGGCCTCGTCTCGTAGGCCCTGATCACGATCGACAGCAGCGCGGTGAACGCCCACACCGCCGCCCCGACCACGGCGGCCGGCCTGGCGACCCGCAGCACCGGTTCGGTGATGGCCGGGCGGTCGAAGCCCAGCAGCTTCGGCAGCAGGGAGCAGCCGACCACGAACGTCGCGGCCAGGTCCAGCAGCACCCGCACGACCGGGTGGCCGAACCGGACCACCGCCCCCGGGTCGGTGACCCCGACCACCTCGGGGGTGGTCGACAGGCCCAGGCCCAGCAGCACGCCGACGACGCCGCCCGCGAGCAGCCCGCCAACGACCCAGTACCTGTTGGAGGGGGTGGTGGTCCGGTTCACCGTCATCGGGACGAGGGCTCCCCGCCGCCGCGCAGGGCGAAGAACACGCCGCCCGCGAGGAGCACCACCGCGCCCGCGATCCACACCCAGATGGGCACGCCGCCCCCGCCGTCCTCCCCGGCCGCGTCCTCGGCGGCCGTCGCCGCGGCGGGTGCCGGGGTGCCGTCACCCGCCTCGGTCAGGGTGAACTTGAGCGAGCCGGTGACGGGGTGGCCGTCCGCCGACAGGACCCGGTAGCCGACCGTGTACTCGGCCGCCGGGCCCAGGGGGCGCACCGGGAAGGTGACGCTGTTGTCCCGGACCGTCGGCTCGCCGTCCGCCTCCCAGCGCGTGCCCTCGGGCCCGGTGACGGTGACCGTGTTGAACTTCTCCCCGGCCTGCACCGGCTGGTCGAAGGTCAAGGTGACCGCGGTCGGGCCCTGCGCCAACGACGACCCGTCCTTCGGGTCGCTGCTGATGAGCACGTTGTGCGCCAGCGCGGGCGCGGCGGTGCCGAGCAGCACCGCGCCCGCGACCAGGCCGGTCAGCAGCAGCGAGGCGACGCGCCTCATGCCGTCGGCCTGCCCGCGCGGCGGGACCGCAGCACGGCGCCCGCGCCGAGGCCCAGGCCGAGCGCGCCGACCGCCAGGCCCGCGCCGCCCAGCCAGCGGGCGGTGTCGTCGGTGGCCGACGCCGAGGCGTGGTCGTCGTCCGCCGACGCCGCGGTCGTGGCCGAGACGCCGTGGTCGTCGTCACCGCTCGCGGCGACCAGCTTCAGCACCGGCGCGGGGTGCTCCGGCTCGTCGGCGCCCTCGGCGGGCGGCGCGGCGTTCCAGTCCACGACCTCGCCGCTGTCGTAGGTCTGCTTGGTCGGCAGGAGGAGCTGGTCGGTGTTGTCCGGCAGCGGGCCGACGGACAGGTCGAACTCGTTGAACTGGCCGGGCTCGATGCGGGTGCCCGGCTCGGCGGTCCAGGTCACGGTCTGCACCGCCTCGGTGATCTGGCGGCCGTGCGCCTCGATCGGGGTGGCCAGCTTCTGCTTGACCGCCTCGGCCTTCCAGCCGGGCACGGGCCTGGTGCTGACCGAGGCCAGCGGGTACTCGGCGGGCAGGGTCACCTCCAGCTTCACCGTGCCCGCGTCGGGGCGCTCGTTGGGCACCCGCAGCGTGACCTTGGTGTAGCCGCCCTTGGCGGCCGGGCCCGGGGTGGACGCCGTGACGTGCGCGGCCGCGACGCCCGCGGTGCCCAGCGCGAACAGGACGGCGGTGGCCAGCGCCGCGCCGGCCTTGGCGAGCGTGCGCACGCCGGAACGATTCGTCGACATGAAATTGTGCTCCTGAGATGACCAGAGGTGTCGGGGGACTCGGGTGATCAGGAGGACGGGGGCCCGCGGCGGCCGTGCACGCGCCGCAGCAGCACCGGGACCAGCCGGTTCGCCACTCGGGCCGGAATCGGCGCGCGCGGCACGTCGACCGCCGGCAGCGGGCTGGGCGGCACCGGCAGCAGCCGGGCCGCGGCCGTGGCCAGCGCGTGCAGCACGGCGTCGGCGCGGGCCAGCAGCAGGCCGGTGAGCAGCGCGGCGACCGCGTGCGCGCCCGCCATGCCGGCCGGGCTGAAGCCGAGGCCGGGGCCGTCGGCGGTGTGGTGGCCCAGGTCGAGCAGCGCGTGCTGGGCGAGCTGGGCGGCGCCCAGGGTGGCCGGGACCGCCCACGGGCGGCGGCCGCGCTCGGCGAGCGCGGTGCCCGCGAACGCGATCAGCAGGGTCAGCGGCAGCGCGGGCGCGAACTCGGTGACGTGGCCACCGGCGGCGCCGTGCGCGGTGGTGCTGAGCGCGGCGGACGTGACGGCGAGCAGCGCTGCCCGCGCGAAGCGGGGCGAGGCCGGCCGTCTGGTCACACCCGAGAGCCTAGGAGGTCGGGGGCACCGACGTGAGCACCCACCCGTCGGGTCTTGGCGGACCGCCGGTCCGCCCACCCGGTGGGAGCGGTCGAGCCGGTGCCGTCCCGCGCGTCGGGTGGGCCGTGGCCGGGGTGCGGCTCACACACCCAGGCGCTTGAGCAGTTCGGCCTCCAGGCCGTCGAGGTCGGCCGAGACGGCGCGGTGCGCCGCCTTGCGCCGCGCGGCCGGCATCCGCTCCGCCGCGCGCACGGCCGCCAGCAGCTGACCGAGCCGCTTCTCCGTGACCTCCACGTACGCCCGCTCGGTCTCGCGCAACTGCTCCAACGCCTCGCCGAAGCCGACGATGCGGGCGTGCAGCCCCGCCCCGCGCCCCGAGTACCTGCTCAGCTGGTCGACCGGCACGCCGAGCCGCCCCGCGCGGTAGTGGTCGTAGCGGTCGCTGACCAGCGCGGCGGCGCGCGCGGCCATCGGCGCGACCACCGGGATCAGCGCCGGCGCCAGCACCTTGGCCACGCCGACGAGGTTCTTCGCCCTGCTCGGGGTGAACCCCTTGCCCTTCGCGCGAGCCATGGCCGCACCTCCTCAACCGCAAACCCTAGGGCCGCCGGGGCAAAAGATCGACTCCGGTCCGCCAGGTTGCCGGTACGGGAACGCAAGCGGCGGCTTACCCTGCAACAGTGACTTCCCAGGTGCAACTCGACGCCGGCGTGGTCACTCGTTGCCGGCGGCGGGTGCACCTCGAACACGATCCCGGCATGCGCGAGGTGCCCAGGCTGCCCCCGGACCCCACCGGTCAGCAGCGCAAGGCCGACGCCACCGAGCACCGGCGGGCCGTGGTCACGGCGCTGGGCCGGTTCGTCGGGTCGGACCTGATGGAGATCCCGCAGGACGTCCCGTCGGCCGACCGGGAGCGGGTGACCGCCGCCGCCATGGCGGCCGGGGTGCCGTTCATCTGGGGCGCGGCCCTGCCGCGCGACCCGCTGGGCGGCCGGCGCGGCGGCATCGACCTGCTGGTCCGGGACACCACCGGGTACGTGCCGATCCTGGTGGTCCGGCACAAGGTCAGCGACCCGGGCCAGGGCGCGCGCACGTCGCCGCTGGCCCACCCGCTGCCCGGCGGCGCCCGCGTCGACCCGCTGCGCAAGGTGCGCCCGCAGCCGCGCGACCAGCTCCGGCTCGCCCACGCCCAGCGCCAGCTCCAGGCCGCCGGGTACGCGGTGCGCGGGCGGGCGACCGGCGGCGTGATCGGGATGGACGCCGACGTGGTCGTGTGGCACGACCTGGAGGCCCCGAACTGGCCGAACGGCCGCACCGCGCTGTCGGAGTACGACTCGCGGTTCTCCGACCGGCTGGCCGTGGCGGCGGCCGCGGCCAACGGCGCCGAGCCGCTGGCCCGGCCGACGCGGATCGTGGAGTGCCGCAGCTGCCCGTGGTGGCCGGTGTGCGAGGAGGACCTGCGCGACGCGCGGGACGTCAGCCTGGTGGTGCGCGGCGAGGACGCCGTGGCGCTGCGCAAGGTCGGCGTCACCACGGTCGACGAGCTGGCGCGGCTCGACCCGGCCGAGCAGGTGACGCCGCTGGTCGGGATGCTGCACGAGGACGCGGTCATCCTGGCCCGCGCCTGGCTGCGCGACCTGGCCGTGGTGCGGCGGGTGTCGAAGATGGACGTGCCGCGCGCCGACGTCGAGGTCGACGTGGACATGGAGAGCTTCGGCGACCTCGGCGCCTACATGTGGGGCTGCCTGCTCAGCGGCGCGGACGTGGGCGAGGAGCCGGGCTACCGGGCGTTCGCCACCTGGGAGGCGCTGCCCTGCGACGACGAGGCCCGCTCGTTCGCCGAGTTCTGGGGCTGGCTGACCGGCGTCCGCCTGCGCGCCCGCGCCCGCGGCCTGACCTTCCGCGCCTACTGCTACAACGAGCTGGCCGAGAACCGCTGGCTGCTCGGGTCGGCCGCGCGGTTCAAGGGGCGACCCGGCATCCCGACCGTCGGCCAGGTGAAGGAGTTCATCAACTCCGACGCGTGGATCGACCTGTTCGGCATCGTCCAGGACCAGTTCCTGTGCGCGCACGGCAAGGGCCTGAAGACGATCGCCCCGGTGGCGGGCTTCACCTGGCGCGACCCGGAGGCGGGCGGCGAGAACTCGATGCGCTGGTACCGCGACGCGGTGGGCATGGACGGCCGGCCGCCGAACCCGGCCCAGCGCGACCGCCTGCTGGTCTACAACGAGGACGACGTCCGGGCCACCCACGCCCTGCGGGAGTGGATGACCTCGGACGCCATGGACGACCTGCCCTTCGCCGGCGACCTGTGACCGCGAGTCGAACCTCCGGACCCCGCGAGTCGAACCTCCGGACCCGCCGAGTTCAACGCCCAGGTCCCCCGAGTTCGACGTTCACGCGGCCGGGAGGCCGGTCGAGCGGGACCTGAACGTGGAACTCAGGGGTCGTGAGCGTTCGACACGAGGGGGCTGGAGGTTCGACTCGCGCGGGGGTGGGTTAGCGCGGGGCCATGCGGAGGGCGCCGTCCATGCGGATCACCTCGCCGTTCAGGTAGTCGTGCTCCACGATCGAGACGGCCAGCTGCGCGAACTCCTCGGGGAGCGCCAGGCGCTTCGGGAACGGCACGCCCGCGGCCAGGCCGGCGCGGAACTCCTCCGACACCGTCGCCAGCATCGGGGTGTCCACGATGCCCGGCGCGATGGTCATCACCCGCACGCCCACCGACGACAGGTCGCGCGCCGCCGGCAGCGTCATCCCGGCCACCGCCGCCTTGGACGCCGCGTACGCGACCTGCCCGATCTGCCCGTCGAACGCCGCCACCGACGCGGTGTTGACCACGACGCCGCGCTGCCCGTGCTCCAGCGGCTCGGTCTTGCCGATCGCCGCCGCCGCGAGGCGCAGTACGTTGAACGTCCCGACCAGGTTGACGTCGATGACCTTGCGGTACAGGTCCAGCGGGTGCGGGCCCGACTTGCCCACGGTCCGCGCCGACGGCCCGATGCCCGCGCAGTTCACCACCACCCGCAGCGGCGCGCCACCACCGGCGGCCGTGTCCACGGCGGCCTGGACGTCCTCTTCCGACGTCACGTCCGCCGCCAGGTAGGTCACGCCGTCGACCGCCGGCGCCCCCTCGACCGCCAGGTCGAGCGCGTACACGGCCGCACCGCGCGCGGCCAGCGCCCGTGCCGTCGCCGCGCCCAACCCGGACGCGCCACCCGTGACGATCGCCGCGATACCCGAGATCTCCATGCCATCCTCCCCGTCCACCGGACCGGGAAGGAGGTTAACGGTCGTTCATCGGCTGCCGCTCGGAGAGGTGCAGCAGGGCCACCAGCGGCACGGCGGCCAGCAGCGCCAACCCCACGAACAGCAGTGCGATCAGGACGAGTTCCATGAACAAGACACTGCTCCGTTCCCGGCGGATCGCGCGTCCGCCGCGAGAGGTGTTCGCGCGTACCCCCAGGGGACTACCCACCTCACTCTCCGCATACAACTCGCGTTTGATCCGCGGCCAACTTCAGCCGGCACCGTGACCTGCATGTTCGTCCGGCGGATCGCGGTCGTGGGAACGGGTTACGTGGGCCTGACGACGGGGGCGTGCCTGGCCTCCCTCGGGCATCGGGTCGAGTGCGCCGACGTGGACGCGCTGAAGGTCAACCGGCTGCGCGCCGGTCAGGTCGACATCCTCGAACCGGGCCTGGCGGAGCTGGTCGCGCGGGGCCGGGCCACGGGCGGGCTGACCTTCGTCGAGGGCGCCCGCGGCGCCGTGGCCGACGCCGAGGTGGTGTTCCTCTGCCTGCCCACGCCCATGGGCGCGGGCGGCGCGGCGGACCTCGGCGCGGTGGAGGCGGTGGCCCGGGAGATCCGCGACGTGCTGCCGCGCGACGCGGTCGTCGTGTGCAAGTCCACCGTCCCGGTCGGCACCTCGGTCCGGCTGGCCGCGCTGCTCGGCCGCGAGGACGTGGCCGTGGTGTCCAACCCGGAGTTCCTGCGCGAGGGCAGCGCGGTCCACGACTTCCTGCACCCCGACCGCGTCGTGGTCGGCTCGGACTCGCCGCGGGCCGCCGAGCGCGTCGCCGCCCTGTTCGCCGGGCTCGGCGCGCCCACCGTGCTGATGGACGCGGCCAGCGCCGAGATGGTCAAGTACGCGGCCAACTGCTTCCTGGCCATGAAGCTGTCCTACGTCAACGCGGTCGCCGAGCTGTGCGAGCTGGTCGGCGCGGACGTCACCTCGGTCACCGAGGGCATGGGCCACGACCGGCGCATCGGCCAGGCGTTCCTCAAGCCGGGTCCGGGCTGGGGCGGCTCGTGCCTGCCCAAGGACGCCCACGCCATGCTGCGCGTCGCGGACGCGGTCGGCGTCGACTTCCCGCTGCTCAGGGCCACCGTCGAGACCAACGCGCGGCAGCAGCGGCGGGTGGTGGACAAGGTCCGCCGGGCGGTCGGCGCGCTGGCCGGCGCGCGGATCGGCGTGCTGGGCCTGGTGTTCAAGGCGGGCACGAACGACCTGCGCGACTCGCCGGCGCTGGCCGTCGCCGAGCTGCTGGCGCTGGAGGGCGCCGAGCTGGTCGCGCACGACCCGCAGGTCGACCGGCCGCTGCCGGGGATGACCGTGGTGGACGACCCGTACGCGGCGGTGCGCGGCGCGGACGCCGTGGTGCTGCTCACCGAGTGGCCCGAGTTCCGCGCCCTGGACTGGGCGCGGGTCGCGGCCCTGATGGCCGGGTCGACCGTGCTGGACACCCGCAACCACCTGGACCCGGACGCCCTGCTCAGGGCGGGTCTGGTGCTCGACGGGACGGGGCGCGTGCACCGCGTCACGGCATGAGGGTCCATCGACTTCAGTAGATCTTCAGCACACACCTCCTTAGCAGGGGTAACAAAACCGGTCACCTGGACGTACTTTTGCGGGATGTTCACCACCCGCCCCGAACTCGTCGGCACGCACGGCATGGTCGCGTCCACGCACTGGCTCGCCTCCGGCGCGGGCATGGCCGTCCTGGAGGACGGTGGCAACGCCTTCGACGCCGCGGTCGCCGTCGGCTTCGTGCTCCAGGTGGTGGAACCGCACCTCAACGGGCCCGGCGGCGAGGTGCCCGTGGTGTTCGCCGCGGCCGGCGAGAGCGCGCCGCGCGTGCTGTGCGGCCAGGGCGTGGCGCCCGCCGGCGCGACCGCCGCCCACTACCGCGACCTCGGCCTGGACCTCGTGCCCGGCAGCGGCCTGCTCGCCGCCACCGTGCCCGGCGCGTGGGACGGCTGGCTGACGCTGCTGCGCGACTACGGCACCAAGTCGCTGCGCGACGTGCTGGGGTACGCCATCGGCTACGCCCGCGACGGGTTCCCGCTGCTGGAGCGCGCGTCGTTCACCATCGGCACGGTCGCCGACCTGTTCCGCGAGCACTGGACGACCTCCGCGCAGCTGTGGCTGCCCGGCGGCAGGCCGCCCGCGGCCGGGACCCGGTTCCGCAACCCGGTGCTGGCCGACACCTGGGAGTGGCTGCTGGCCGCCGCCGAGGCCGCCGGGTCGGACCGGGACGCCCAGATCGAGGCCGCGCGGCGGGCGTGGTCGCAGGGGTTCGTCGCGGCGCAGGTGGACGAGTTCTGCCGCAAGACCTGGCGGGACGACTCGGGCGCCGACCACGCCGGGGTGCTCACCGGCGAGGACATGGCGTCGTGGGAGGCGTCCTACGAGGACCCGGTGTCGGTGGACCTCGGCCCGTGGACCGTGGTCAAGCCGGGCGCGTGGACGCAGGGACCGGTGCTGCTGCAGCAGTTGCTGCTGCTGGAGGGCTTCGCGGACCGCCTGGCCTACGCCGACGGCGGGCCCACGGCGGAGACCGTGCACCTGGCCGTGGAGTGCGCCAAGCTCGCGTTCGCCGACCGGGAGGCGTGGTACGGCGACGGCGGCGAGGTGCCGCTGGACGCGCTGCTGTCCCGGGCGTACGCGGACGCGCGGCGGGCCCTGGTCACCGAGCACGCCTCGCTCGACCTGCGCCCCGGCTCGCCGCTGGGCGCCGACCCGCTGCTCCCGGCGCACGTCCGGCGCGGCCCGGTGCGGTCGGACGACGAGCCGGGCGGCGCGCTCGGCGAGCCCACCGTGGCCCGCACCGGCTCGGTCAAGGGCGACACCGTCCACGTGGACGTGGTCGACCGCTGGGGCAACATCGTCTCGGCCACCCCGTCCGGCGGCTGGCTCCAGTCGTCGCCGACCATCCCGTCGCTCGGCTTCTGCCTGGGCAGCCGGGCGCAGATGTTCTGGCTGGACGAGGGGCTGCCGAACTCGCTGGCGCCGGGCAGGCGGCCCCGGATCACGCTGTCCCCGACGCTCGCCCTGCGCGACGGGCTGCCCGCGATGGCGTTCGGCACGCCCGGCGGCGACCAGCAGGACCAGTGGCAGCTCGGGTTCTGGCTCGCGCACACCGTCGGCGGGATGGACCTCCAGGCGGCCATCGACTCGCCGATGTGGCACACCAACGCGTTCCCCAGCTCGTTCTACCCGCGCTCGTGGACGCCCGGCGAGGTCGTGGTGGAGTCGCGGTTCACCGGGGCGGACGAGCTGCGCGAGCGCGGGCACCGGGTGGTGGACGCGGGGCCGTGGGCGCTGGGGCGGATGTCGGCGGTGGCCCGGGACGCGCGCGACGGGCTGCTGCGGGCGGCGGCCAACCCGCGCGGCGCCCAGGGGTACGCGGTCGGGCGGTGACCGGATCGCGCGGCCGGGTGACGGGGCCGGTGGCCGGGACGAGGCGGTGGGGCGGGAGGCGGTGAGGCCGGTGGCCCGGCCGAGGCGGTGAGGCCGGTGGCCCGGCCCC
This portion of the Saccharothrix syringae genome encodes:
- a CDS encoding SDR family NAD(P)-dependent oxidoreductase, whose translation is MEISGIAAIVTGGASGLGAATARALAARGAAVYALDLAVEGAPAVDGVTYLAADVTSEEDVQAAVDTAAGGGAPLRVVVNCAGIGPSARTVGKSGPHPLDLYRKVIDVNLVGTFNVLRLAAAAIGKTEPLEHGQRGVVVNTASVAAFDGQIGQVAYAASKAAVAGMTLPAARDLSSVGVRVMTIAPGIVDTPMLATVSEEFRAGLAAGVPFPKRLALPEEFAQLAVSIVEHDYLNGEVIRMDGALRMAPR
- a CDS encoding UDP-glucose dehydrogenase family protein; translated protein: MFVRRIAVVGTGYVGLTTGACLASLGHRVECADVDALKVNRLRAGQVDILEPGLAELVARGRATGGLTFVEGARGAVADAEVVFLCLPTPMGAGGAADLGAVEAVAREIRDVLPRDAVVVCKSTVPVGTSVRLAALLGREDVAVVSNPEFLREGSAVHDFLHPDRVVVGSDSPRAAERVAALFAGLGAPTVLMDAASAEMVKYAANCFLAMKLSYVNAVAELCELVGADVTSVTEGMGHDRRIGQAFLKPGPGWGGSCLPKDAHAMLRVADAVGVDFPLLRATVETNARQQRRVVDKVRRAVGALAGARIGVLGLVFKAGTNDLRDSPALAVAELLALEGAELVAHDPQVDRPLPGMTVVDDPYAAVRGADAVVLLTEWPEFRALDWARVAALMAGSTVLDTRNHLDPDALLRAGLVLDGTGRVHRVTA
- a CDS encoding gamma-glutamyltransferase family protein yields the protein MFTTRPELVGTHGMVASTHWLASGAGMAVLEDGGNAFDAAVAVGFVLQVVEPHLNGPGGEVPVVFAAAGESAPRVLCGQGVAPAGATAAHYRDLGLDLVPGSGLLAATVPGAWDGWLTLLRDYGTKSLRDVLGYAIGYARDGFPLLERASFTIGTVADLFREHWTTSAQLWLPGGRPPAAGTRFRNPVLADTWEWLLAAAEAAGSDRDAQIEAARRAWSQGFVAAQVDEFCRKTWRDDSGADHAGVLTGEDMASWEASYEDPVSVDLGPWTVVKPGAWTQGPVLLQQLLLLEGFADRLAYADGGPTAETVHLAVECAKLAFADREAWYGDGGEVPLDALLSRAYADARRALVTEHASLDLRPGSPLGADPLLPAHVRRGPVRSDDEPGGALGEPTVARTGSVKGDTVHVDVVDRWGNIVSATPSGGWLQSSPTIPSLGFCLGSRAQMFWLDEGLPNSLAPGRRPRITLSPTLALRDGLPAMAFGTPGGDQQDQWQLGFWLAHTVGGMDLQAAIDSPMWHTNAFPSSFYPRSWTPGEVVVESRFTGADELRERGHRVVDAGPWALGRMSAVARDARDGLLRAAANPRGAQGYAVGR